A single region of the Geobacillus subterraneus genome encodes:
- a CDS encoding CotS family spore coat protein: MADQTVYSTAPSAAAERLVHMARLLLKQWDIEAKAIDVVQSGQMALVWKVHTDGGPKCLKRIRRPEKKALFSIYAQDALAKKGLYVPRIIETRDHRLFKKYGPFLFVLYDWIEGTPFDLAIRDDLTAMIGALAHFHAQSSGYEPPPGVPVFSKLGKWPKHYMKRCRQLEAWKQLAELDRDDPFSRLYLAEIDRFIEKGEEVLQQLLDSHYEAWVEQLKKRPSLCHQDYGTGNSLRGEDGNVWIIDLDTAAFDLPIRDVRKMMAPFLFDRDPQGKTKADIVLEAYEEVRPLTKKEKEVLLIDLLFPYDLHELAVEKYIRNVPLAETELAEAMAYEQAKWGEIERRLASL, from the coding sequence ATGGCTGATCAAACCGTCTATTCCACCGCGCCGTCAGCCGCCGCTGAACGGCTCGTCCATATGGCGCGTCTGCTGTTAAAGCAGTGGGACATAGAAGCCAAAGCGATTGACGTCGTGCAAAGCGGGCAAATGGCGCTCGTCTGGAAAGTGCATACCGATGGCGGACCGAAATGCTTAAAGCGCATTCGCCGCCCGGAAAAAAAGGCGCTCTTCTCGATTTACGCGCAAGACGCTTTGGCGAAAAAGGGGCTTTATGTCCCGCGCATCATTGAGACACGCGACCACCGCCTATTTAAAAAGTACGGACCGTTTTTGTTTGTGCTGTACGACTGGATCGAAGGAACGCCGTTTGATTTGGCGATCCGCGACGATTTAACCGCCATGATCGGCGCCCTTGCCCATTTTCATGCGCAGTCGTCCGGTTACGAACCGCCGCCGGGCGTGCCGGTGTTCAGCAAACTCGGCAAATGGCCAAAGCATTACATGAAGCGCTGCCGGCAGCTCGAGGCGTGGAAACAGCTCGCCGAGTTGGATCGCGACGATCCGTTTTCCCGCTTGTATTTAGCCGAAATCGACCGCTTTATTGAAAAAGGAGAGGAAGTGTTGCAGCAGCTCCTCGATTCTCATTACGAGGCATGGGTGGAGCAGCTGAAGAAACGGCCGTCGCTTTGCCACCAAGACTATGGGACAGGGAACTCGCTGCGCGGAGAAGACGGAAACGTCTGGATCATCGACCTCGATACAGCTGCCTTTGACTTGCCGATTCGCGATGTCCGTAAAATGATGGCTCCGTTTTTGTTTGACAGAGACCCGCAAGGGAAAACAAAAGCCGATATCGTGCTCGAAGCGTATGAGGAAGTGCGTCCGCTGACAAAAAAGGAAAAAGAAGTGCTGTTGATCGATCTGCTGTTTCCGTACGATTTGCATGAGCTGGCAGTGGAAAAATATATCCGGAACGTGCCCCTCGCCGAGACGGAACTGGCCGAGGCAATGGCATACGAACAGGCCAAATGGGGGGAAA
- a CDS encoding YhcN/YlaJ family sporulation lipoprotein — protein sequence MTMKQWWLAAMAAFMVVSGCAKEETEQKQSLQGADLMRAQTSGTAKGARLDQGPAERAAAYLRQRRDIRDVVVVNSGDRLLVAYQIPHMQRWNRKKIEKDVEDRLRDMFPGYQVVSSSDLKIFWKTQQLKTKMVNKRWDQREVNREIGRIEKLSKEQT from the coding sequence ATGACGATGAAACAATGGTGGTTGGCGGCGATGGCTGCCTTCATGGTGGTCAGCGGCTGCGCGAAAGAGGAAACAGAACAAAAACAATCGCTGCAAGGGGCGGATTTGATGCGAGCCCAAACGTCTGGGACGGCCAAAGGGGCTCGGCTCGACCAAGGACCGGCCGAGCGGGCCGCCGCCTATTTACGACAGCGCCGGGACATCCGCGATGTGGTGGTGGTCAACAGTGGAGACCGGCTGCTCGTCGCGTATCAAATTCCCCATATGCAGCGATGGAACCGAAAGAAGATCGAAAAAGACGTTGAAGACCGACTGCGCGATATGTTTCCCGGTTACCAAGTTGTTTCCTCAAGCGATTTAAAAATCTTTTGGAAAACGCAGCAATTAAAAACAAAGATGGTCAACAAACGCTGGGATCAGCGGGAGGTCAACCGGGAAATCGGGCGCATTGAAAAGCTGAGCAAAGAGCAGACATAA
- a CDS encoding glycosyltransferase: MKQTIAHFIHEKMKINQRFIYNQMVHLKKYRSIMIGSFADDGSHPFPLVNYYHLNDINNFDRFVKEQNIVAIHAHHGKHAIEILPLCIAHRIPLVVSIRGRDGSAKGNSLRRNQKRYSLLKQHGALFLPVCRYLADELITLGFPQEKIHVLYGGIELDLFPYQERTIPENGDIVILSIGRLVEKKGFLTLVRAFKHVHAKHPRCRLRIIGSGKDEENIRRLINELGLTPFVELLGAMDAAAIAQEMNRAHLFCLASETASDGDIEGIPNVLKEAMASGLPVISTNHAGIPELIEHGRTGYLAPEKDDKELANGIRFFLEHPEQIPLFTKRARKVIEQRFDVAKQIKEQERLYDWLRKKTR; this comes from the coding sequence ATGAAACAAACGATCGCCCACTTTATCCATGAAAAAATGAAAATTAACCAGCGCTTTATTTACAACCAAATGGTTCATCTAAAAAAATACCGGTCGATCATGATCGGGTCGTTCGCTGATGATGGCAGCCACCCGTTTCCTCTCGTTAATTATTATCACCTCAACGATATCAACAATTTCGACCGTTTCGTCAAAGAACAAAATATCGTGGCCATTCATGCTCATCACGGCAAACACGCCATTGAAATTCTCCCGCTTTGCATCGCCCATCGCATTCCGCTTGTCGTCAGCATCCGCGGCCGTGACGGCTCCGCAAAAGGGAACAGCCTGCGGCGCAACCAAAAGCGGTATAGCCTGCTCAAACAGCACGGGGCGCTCTTTCTTCCCGTCTGCCGTTACTTAGCCGATGAACTGATCACTTTAGGGTTTCCTCAAGAAAAAATCCATGTCCTCTACGGCGGCATTGAACTCGATTTATTTCCTTATCAGGAACGAACGATCCCGGAAAATGGGGACATCGTCATTCTTTCGATTGGCCGGCTCGTCGAGAAAAAAGGCTTTTTAACGCTCGTGCGCGCCTTCAAGCACGTGCATGCGAAACATCCCCGCTGCCGCCTCCGCATTATCGGGAGCGGGAAAGATGAGGAAAACATTCGCCGGCTCATCAATGAGCTCGGGCTGACCCCATTTGTCGAATTGCTTGGCGCCATGGATGCGGCCGCCATCGCTCAAGAAATGAACCGCGCCCATCTGTTTTGCCTAGCGAGCGAGACGGCCTCTGACGGGGACATCGAAGGCATCCCGAACGTGCTGAAAGAGGCGATGGCGAGCGGGCTGCCAGTCATCTCGACGAATCATGCCGGCATCCCTGAACTGATCGAACACGGGCGCACGGGCTACCTCGCCCCGGAGAAAGACGACAAAGAGCTGGCGAACGGCATCCGCTTTTTTCTTGAACACCCAGAGCAGATTCCGCTGTTTACAAAGCGGGCGCGCAAAGTGATTGAGCAGCGGTTTGACGTCGCCAAACAAATTAAAGAGCAAGAACGGCTGTACGATTGGCTGAGAAAAAAAACCAGGTAG
- a CDS encoding UDP-glucose dehydrogenase family protein: MNICIIGAGYVGLTTAAVLAELGHEVHCIDQDERKIRLLNNGEIPFYEPGLEELVTKNCNYLTFSGRWDYIKRAAVIVICVGTPPRPDGSADLRYIEAVLERLAATVESYKTIITKSTVPPGTNEWMRTELIRKGMAPHLFRIVSNPEFLREGSAVYDMFHPDKIVVGLEPDDDRSLAVVQAMYAGINAPYVTTSLTGAELIKYAANAFLATKISFINEMARICDAFAVDVNDIARGIGFDPRIGPHFLRAGLGYGGSCFPKDVKALEHAARSRHVEPHLLQAVQSVNATQLDVCLDKLNQVLAPLHGKKIAVLGIAFKPNTDDTRFSPAEALIRRLSEAGCTVAAYDPKATLTSPLANVKQVRSVHEAIQGADGLVIATDWDEFCTLDWSEVKAAMNGTLVFDGRNCLDRLAVEQSGLRYMGVGRP, from the coding sequence ATGAACATCTGCATCATCGGCGCTGGCTACGTCGGACTGACCACTGCAGCCGTCCTTGCTGAACTTGGGCATGAGGTGCATTGCATCGATCAAGATGAACGGAAAATTCGCCTGCTCAACAACGGGGAAATCCCGTTTTATGAACCGGGGTTAGAAGAGTTGGTCACTAAAAACTGCAACTATTTAACATTTAGCGGCCGCTGGGATTATATTAAACGGGCGGCCGTCATTGTCATTTGCGTCGGCACTCCGCCGCGGCCGGACGGCAGCGCCGACTTGCGCTATATCGAAGCGGTGCTCGAACGCCTAGCCGCAACGGTCGAATCATACAAAACGATCATCACGAAAAGCACTGTCCCGCCGGGAACGAATGAATGGATGCGTACTGAGCTCATCCGGAAAGGAATGGCGCCGCATTTATTTCGCATCGTGTCCAATCCGGAGTTTTTGCGCGAAGGGTCGGCCGTTTACGATATGTTTCACCCGGACAAAATCGTCGTCGGCCTCGAGCCGGACGACGATCGGTCGCTCGCTGTCGTGCAGGCAATGTACGCCGGCATCAACGCTCCTTACGTCACGACGAGCCTCACTGGAGCGGAACTCATCAAATACGCCGCCAATGCCTTTTTAGCAACCAAAATATCCTTTATCAACGAAATGGCGCGCATTTGCGACGCGTTTGCCGTCGATGTCAACGACATCGCCCGCGGGATCGGCTTCGATCCGCGCATCGGCCCGCATTTTTTGCGAGCCGGTCTCGGCTATGGCGGCTCCTGCTTTCCAAAAGATGTGAAAGCGCTCGAACATGCGGCGCGCTCGCGCCATGTCGAGCCGCACCTGTTGCAAGCAGTGCAGTCGGTCAACGCCACCCAGCTCGACGTTTGCCTCGACAAACTGAATCAAGTGCTTGCCCCGCTGCACGGCAAAAAAATCGCTGTGCTTGGCATCGCCTTTAAGCCGAACACGGACGATACCCGTTTTTCCCCCGCCGAAGCGCTCATCCGTCGATTAAGCGAAGCGGGCTGCACGGTCGCCGCCTACGACCCGAAGGCGACGCTGACATCCCCCCTTGCCAATGTCAAACAAGTGCGGTCGGTGCACGAAGCGATCCAAGGAGCGGATGGCTTAGTCATCGCCACCGACTGGGACGAATTTTGCACGCTTGACTGGTCAGAGGTGAAAGCAGCGATGAACGGGACGCTCGTCTTTGACGGACGAAATTGTTTGGATCGCCTTGCTGTCGAACAGAGCGGTTTGCGCTACATGGGGGTGGGGCGTCCATGA
- a CDS encoding NAD-dependent epimerase/dehydratase family protein — protein MNILVTGAAGFIGSHLCEKLLENDRHQVIGVDGFLGPTPAPLKAKNIAQLQAHPRFTFVETDLLTADLPALLTDVDAVYHLAGMPGVRTSWGTDFAAYAVHNISVTQRLLEACKDLPLKRFIYASTSSVYGERSGPLSETLEPVPLSPYGITKLTGEHLCRVYFREFAVPVVILRYFTVYGPRQRPDMSFHRFIRQLLAGQPLTVFGDGTQSRDFTYISDCINGTAAALEQDRAVGETINIGGKERASVNEVIRLLEALTGRKATIHYTPAARGEPKQTWADLTKAERLLAYEPTVTLIDGLQKEIEYIRSLYEGGQT, from the coding sequence ATGAACATCCTCGTCACCGGGGCGGCCGGGTTTATCGGCTCCCATTTATGTGAAAAACTGCTCGAAAACGACCGGCACCAAGTCATCGGCGTCGACGGCTTTCTCGGCCCGACACCGGCGCCGCTGAAAGCAAAAAACATCGCCCAGTTGCAAGCCCATCCGCGGTTTACATTCGTTGAGACCGATCTGCTGACCGCCGACTTGCCCGCGTTGTTAACAGATGTGGATGCCGTATACCATTTAGCCGGCATGCCCGGCGTGCGAACGAGCTGGGGAACGGACTTTGCCGCTTATGCGGTGCACAACATTTCCGTTACGCAGCGGCTGCTTGAAGCGTGCAAAGACTTGCCGCTCAAACGGTTCATCTATGCTTCAACCTCGTCCGTTTACGGCGAGCGGAGCGGCCCGCTGTCCGAAACGCTCGAACCGGTTCCGCTCTCCCCATACGGCATTACGAAACTTACCGGTGAGCATTTATGCCGCGTCTATTTCCGCGAGTTTGCTGTGCCGGTCGTCATTTTGCGCTATTTTACCGTTTACGGTCCGCGCCAGCGCCCCGATATGTCGTTCCACCGCTTTATCCGCCAACTGCTCGCCGGCCAGCCGCTCACCGTATTCGGCGACGGCACGCAGTCGCGCGACTTCACCTATATTTCCGACTGTATCAACGGGACAGCAGCCGCGCTTGAGCAGGACCGCGCAGTCGGAGAAACGATCAACATCGGCGGAAAAGAACGGGCATCCGTCAATGAGGTGATTCGCCTGCTTGAAGCGCTGACCGGGAGAAAGGCGACAATCCATTATACGCCAGCCGCCCGCGGGGAGCCGAAACAGACATGGGCCGACCTGACGAAGGCAGAGCGGCTGCTCGCATACGAACCGACGGTCACGCTTATCGATGGACTGCAAAAAGAAATCGAATACATCCGTTCATTATACGAAGGTGGTCAGACATGA
- a CDS encoding phosphotransferase yields MASKRSRLLFDVLNHYGLSETETDVIGELKEEKVWLVQNKKTGQRYVLKRLNEEKTNFPILLHSKLYDTGFHVPEIFQTKTKQYYVHRKNSYYYLMDYVPLSETRPSFQQRIEGLARFHADSLFTEWIGTGSPSFPEPKEVLCAHRQKVAQLQELAKTAANGTALSHIMKQMTRLADQSYALLEKSNLAGFCREAAERKAICHGDYNSNNLLLAENNNVVMIDFDRAYYGLPLDDFRFLLISLTKNPKNNVIKRLQPLFELYFSICLPYVPYKSVYLADAMFPHVFYNEAVSLEKPKRAASNPSSLDLLTRLAEQETKKFAFLSDLLKSEGSRT; encoded by the coding sequence TTGGCTTCGAAACGATCTCGCCTGCTATTTGACGTGTTAAACCATTACGGCCTATCGGAAACCGAGACCGACGTCATCGGTGAACTGAAGGAAGAAAAAGTATGGCTTGTACAAAACAAAAAAACGGGCCAGCGGTACGTGCTCAAGCGGCTAAATGAAGAGAAAACCAATTTTCCGATCTTGCTTCATTCCAAGCTATACGACACAGGATTTCACGTCCCGGAAATTTTCCAGACTAAAACAAAACAATATTACGTTCACCGAAAAAACAGTTATTACTATTTAATGGATTATGTCCCCTTAAGCGAAACAAGGCCATCTTTCCAGCAACGAATCGAGGGATTGGCCCGCTTCCATGCCGACAGCCTGTTTACCGAGTGGATCGGCACCGGCTCTCCTTCCTTTCCGGAGCCGAAAGAGGTGCTGTGCGCACACCGTCAAAAAGTGGCACAATTGCAAGAGCTGGCGAAAACAGCTGCGAATGGGACGGCTCTTTCTCATATAATGAAACAGATGACGCGACTTGCTGACCAGAGCTATGCGCTGCTTGAAAAAAGCAACCTGGCCGGCTTTTGCCGTGAGGCGGCGGAGCGAAAAGCCATTTGCCACGGGGATTATAACAGCAACAATCTTTTATTGGCGGAAAACAACAATGTGGTGATGATCGACTTTGACCGCGCCTATTACGGCCTTCCGCTTGACGATTTTCGTTTTTTGCTCATTTCTTTGACGAAAAACCCGAAAAACAATGTCATCAAACGGCTTCAACCGTTGTTTGAACTTTACTTTTCCATCTGCCTGCCGTACGTTCCGTATAAAAGCGTCTACTTGGCCGATGCCATGTTTCCGCACGTGTTTTACAACGAAGCGGTGAGCCTTGAAAAGCCAAAACGGGCGGCAAGCAACCCATCGTCTTTGGACTTGCTCACCCGTCTCGCCGAACAGGAAACGAAAAAATTCGCTTTTTTGTCCGATTTACTAAAAAGCGAGGGATCGAGAACATGA
- a CDS encoding glycosyltransferase family 4 protein, with amino-acid sequence MKIAMIATEKLPVPAIRGGATQIYLDATAAIMARKHDVTVLSIRDRELPDEEKNKNGVAYRRFAQETYVQEVAAHLRTEAYDVIHVCNRPRWIRHIREASPDSAIVLSVHNEMFRDDKISYAEGIDCINTVKQIVTVSDYIGATICDRFPQAAGKVATVYSGVDGKTFQPKWTAQGAKINAAVRRELGLEGKKVVLFVGRLSKVKGAHLLLEALPSITEKHPEAVIVFVGSKWFGANEVNSYVRYLYTLGALYENNAMFIQFVKPEQIPQLYTMADLFVCPSQWQEPLARVHYEAMAAGLPIITSNRGGNPEVVENGKNGYIVNDFSNPEAYAALINKLLDEPAFASQMGKYGRQKAEREFSWEAVAAKLLRAYGEERG; translated from the coding sequence ATGAAAATCGCCATGATTGCAACGGAAAAACTGCCGGTGCCAGCCATCCGGGGAGGGGCGACACAAATTTATCTCGATGCAACAGCGGCGATCATGGCGCGAAAACACGACGTCACGGTGTTGTCGATTCGCGACCGTGAGCTGCCGGATGAGGAGAAGAACAAAAACGGGGTCGCCTATCGTCGCTTCGCCCAAGAGACATACGTACAAGAAGTAGCCGCCCATTTGCGCACGGAAGCGTATGACGTCATTCACGTATGCAACCGGCCGCGCTGGATTCGCCACATCCGCGAAGCTTCGCCAGACAGCGCCATTGTGTTGAGCGTCCATAATGAAATGTTCCGGGACGATAAAATTTCGTATGCCGAAGGGATCGATTGCATTAATACGGTTAAACAAATTGTAACCGTGAGCGACTATATCGGGGCGACCATTTGCGACCGCTTCCCGCAGGCGGCTGGAAAAGTGGCGACTGTTTATTCAGGGGTCGATGGGAAGACGTTCCAGCCGAAATGGACGGCGCAAGGAGCGAAAATCAATGCGGCTGTCCGCCGCGAGCTCGGGCTCGAGGGGAAAAAAGTCGTGCTGTTTGTCGGGCGGTTGAGCAAAGTGAAAGGCGCCCATTTGCTTCTTGAGGCGCTGCCGTCAATCACCGAAAAGCATCCGGAAGCGGTGATCGTGTTTGTCGGCTCGAAATGGTTTGGCGCTAATGAGGTAAACAGCTATGTCCGTTACTTGTATACGCTCGGAGCGCTGTACGAAAACAATGCGATGTTTATTCAGTTCGTCAAACCAGAGCAAATTCCGCAGCTGTACACGATGGCTGATCTGTTCGTTTGTCCGTCCCAGTGGCAAGAGCCGCTGGCGCGCGTTCATTATGAAGCGATGGCGGCTGGGCTGCCGATCATTACGAGCAACCGCGGGGGGAACCCCGAGGTCGTTGAGAACGGCAAAAACGGCTACATCGTCAACGACTTCAGCAACCCCGAAGCGTACGCCGCACTCATCAACAAACTGCTTGACGAACCGGCTTTTGCCAGTCAAATGGGCAAATACGGGCGGCAGAAGGCGGAACGCGAATTCAGCTGGGAAGCGGTGGCCGCAAAGCTGTTGCGCGCTTACGGGGAAGAAAGGGGGTAA
- a CDS encoding glycosyltransferase family 4 protein, which yields MNIAYVCTEKLPSPAIKGGAIQVMIDGIAPLIARRHELTIFSVADPLLPHEETTGNIRYIRFPKMTYEADVARALAANRFDVVHVFNRPAPLASYQAAAPHSAFVLSLHNDMFSPLKITPEEAERALAACTRLTAVSEYIKRTVTGRYPVDPKKINVIYSGVDLQQYVPVWTEEGARIRQAERRAHGLDDKKVVLFIGRLSKTKGPHVLIRSLPSLLARHPETVLVIAGGKWFSDNSRSEYIDWLHQLAAPLSDHVIFTNYVPHRHIPKLLLMADVFVCSSQWHEPLARVHYEAMAAGIPVVTTNRGGNTEIVRHGQTGLVVDDYANEQAFAEAISYLFEQQTHARRMAETARERVEANFQFEHVAGRLEAVYNEALAAHQRQTAGL from the coding sequence ATGAACATCGCCTACGTTTGCACAGAAAAACTGCCTTCACCGGCAATAAAGGGCGGTGCGATTCAAGTGATGATTGACGGAATCGCTCCGCTCATTGCCCGCCGCCACGAACTGACCATTTTCTCTGTCGCCGATCCGCTCTTGCCGCATGAAGAGACAACTGGAAACATCCGCTACATCCGCTTTCCGAAGATGACATATGAAGCTGATGTGGCGCGTGCGCTGGCCGCAAACCGTTTCGACGTCGTCCATGTGTTCAATCGCCCTGCGCCGCTCGCTAGTTACCAGGCCGCGGCGCCGCACAGCGCCTTTGTGCTGAGCCTTCATAACGACATGTTTTCACCGCTGAAAATCACGCCGGAAGAAGCTGAGCGGGCACTGGCGGCATGCACGCGGCTGACTGCCGTCAGCGAATATATTAAACGGACGGTAACAGGCCGCTATCCGGTCGATCCAAAAAAAATCAATGTCATTTATTCCGGAGTGGACTTGCAGCAATACGTCCCGGTTTGGACGGAAGAGGGGGCGCGCATCCGCCAAGCCGAGCGCCGGGCGCATGGACTCGACGATAAAAAAGTAGTGTTATTTATCGGCCGGCTTAGCAAAACAAAAGGGCCGCATGTGCTGATTCGCTCCTTGCCGTCCTTGTTGGCCCGCCATCCTGAGACAGTGCTTGTCATCGCCGGCGGAAAATGGTTTAGCGACAACAGCCGAAGCGAATACATCGACTGGCTGCATCAGCTCGCCGCGCCGCTAAGTGACCACGTCATCTTCACGAACTACGTGCCGCACCGCCATATTCCGAAACTGCTTTTAATGGCTGACGTGTTTGTGTGCAGCTCCCAATGGCACGAGCCGCTCGCCCGCGTCCATTACGAGGCCATGGCCGCCGGCATTCCGGTTGTGACGACCAACCGCGGCGGCAACACTGAAATCGTCCGTCACGGCCAAACTGGGCTTGTCGTTGATGATTATGCGAACGAGCAGGCGTTCGCGGAAGCGATCAGCTATCTGTTTGAACAACAAACACACGCCCGGCGCATGGCTGAAACAGCGCGGGAGAGGGTGGAGGCGAACTTCCAATTTGAACACGTCGCCGGCCGCCTTGAAGCGGTCTATAACGAGGCGCTCGCCGCCCATCAGCGGCAAACCGCCGGCCTCTAG
- a CDS encoding DUF1657 domain-containing protein yields the protein MTVATQVKQTLAGLKTAQASFETFALQTENQAAKQLYQQAAQQTQAVIDLVNSRVQEIQNEEPQYKQQ from the coding sequence ATGACTGTTGCTACACAAGTGAAACAAACGTTAGCTGGATTAAAAACCGCCCAAGCGAGCTTCGAAACGTTTGCGCTGCAAACGGAAAACCAAGCCGCGAAACAGCTTTATCAGCAAGCTGCTCAACAAACGCAAGCGGTCATCGATTTAGTCAACTCGCGCGTGCAAGAAATCCAAAACGAAGAGCCACAATATAAACAGCAGTAA
- a CDS encoding CotS family spore coat protein: protein MQSPWIAAKVLELYPYQVEQIELQSVRPKETVWTVATAEGEKMLRQREAVPGRMLFYAEAHRHLQQRQFPIAPLCRTKNGGLCVAGGTQAYALYDAVSGKEVSYYDVEQLEHVFEFLGLFHVASQQFSPSPKAKKRNRLGKWPKTYTWKLQELSGYKKMAASFVDDPFSILFSETVGAMLDAGEEAVEQLDSDAYAEWTAGPNRWTGFIHKDISLSHLVETEETMMMRYLPAVVIDLPVRDIQVLLHKVMKKMAVWDEELAARLIQAYHRTHPLTDEQYRLLEAELLFPHLFASVARKYYLGAKDNWSDEKYMWELQTAITVERTKQDALRRTPLPSLL, encoded by the coding sequence TTGCAGTCACCATGGATTGCTGCCAAGGTGCTTGAGCTGTATCCGTACCAAGTTGAACAAATAGAGCTTCAATCGGTGCGGCCGAAGGAAACGGTCTGGACGGTTGCGACAGCTGAGGGAGAGAAGATGCTGCGGCAACGGGAGGCGGTGCCGGGGCGGATGCTGTTTTATGCCGAGGCGCATCGGCATTTGCAACAGCGGCAGTTTCCGATCGCCCCGTTATGCCGGACGAAAAACGGGGGGCTGTGCGTCGCCGGCGGAACGCAGGCGTACGCGCTATATGATGCCGTCAGCGGCAAGGAAGTGAGTTATTACGATGTCGAACAGCTTGAACATGTGTTTGAATTTCTCGGTTTGTTCCACGTTGCCTCACAACAGTTTTCTCCAAGCCCGAAGGCGAAAAAGCGAAACCGGCTCGGAAAGTGGCCAAAGACGTATACGTGGAAACTGCAGGAGCTGTCCGGCTACAAGAAAATGGCGGCTTCGTTCGTTGATGATCCGTTTTCCATCTTGTTTTCCGAGACGGTCGGTGCGATGCTCGACGCGGGCGAGGAAGCGGTCGAGCAGCTAGACAGCGATGCCTACGCCGAATGGACAGCTGGTCCGAACCGATGGACAGGGTTTATTCATAAAGACATTTCCTTGTCACACCTCGTCGAAACGGAAGAGACGATGATGATGCGCTATCTGCCAGCGGTCGTCATCGACTTGCCGGTGCGCGACATTCAAGTGCTGCTCCACAAAGTAATGAAAAAGATGGCGGTGTGGGATGAAGAATTGGCCGCGCGGCTGATTCAGGCGTATCACCGCACCCACCCGCTCACCGACGAGCAGTACAGGCTGCTTGAGGCGGAGCTGTTGTTTCCGCACTTGTTTGCCTCCGTCGCCCGCAAGTATTATTTAGGGGCAAAAGACAATTGGTCAGATGAAAAATATATGTGGGAGCTGCAGACAGCCATTACGGTCGAGCGGACAAAACAAGATGCGCTTCGCCGTACGCCGCTGCCATCGCTACTGTAA
- a CDS encoding DUF1360 domain-containing protein codes for MDDPFSFVLLCLASFRLTRLIAYDAIMNWLRRPFHEWVEEELPDGRREVVLVLKGSGLRRWFGELLSCYWCTGIWCAAFCYAGMMLWPTVFQPFIVLLAIAGGAALIETIVSRWLS; via the coding sequence GTGGATGATCCGTTTTCGTTTGTTCTTCTTTGTCTGGCCAGCTTCCGCCTGACGAGGCTCATCGCATATGATGCGATCATGAACTGGCTGCGCCGGCCTTTTCACGAGTGGGTCGAAGAGGAGCTTCCAGACGGAAGAAGGGAAGTAGTTCTCGTTTTGAAGGGAAGCGGGCTGCGGCGCTGGTTCGGCGAATTGTTGAGCTGCTACTGGTGCACCGGGATATGGTGTGCGGCGTTTTGTTACGCCGGCATGATGCTTTGGCCGACCGTCTTTCAACCGTTCATCGTGCTGCTTGCCATTGCCGGCGGTGCGGCGCTCATTGAGACGATTGTCAGCAGATGGCTGTCATAG
- a CDS encoding UTP--glucose-1-phosphate uridylyltransferase: protein MVKKAIIPAAGYGTRGLPVTKVIPKEMFPIGAKPAIQYIVEEAFASGIEELLIIVSRAKSLIVDYFDRSLELEAFLERRNKTHLLKEEFIPSGQIYYTRQPYARGLGDAVRLGKSFVGGEPFAVLLPDDIVLHEGTPAIRQLIEQYERCGQSVVGLNQVGRNELHKYGVIRGEPLTDGAYSITDMVEKPKTNPPSDLAVIGRYVFTPAIFSYLEALPTLGDEEIQLTEAIRRLAAAEGCQGKLIAGTRFDIGTADGYMALLSAVWKEN, encoded by the coding sequence ATGGTCAAAAAAGCGATCATCCCCGCGGCCGGGTATGGGACAAGAGGCTTGCCGGTGACGAAAGTCATTCCGAAAGAGATGTTTCCTATCGGCGCTAAGCCGGCGATTCAATATATTGTGGAGGAGGCGTTTGCCTCGGGAATTGAGGAGCTGCTCATTATTGTCTCGCGGGCGAAAAGCTTAATCGTCGACTACTTTGACCGCTCTTTAGAGCTCGAGGCGTTTTTAGAACGGCGGAATAAGACACATTTGTTGAAGGAGGAGTTCATCCCTTCCGGACAAATTTATTATACGCGCCAGCCGTATGCGCGGGGATTAGGGGATGCCGTCCGGCTTGGCAAGTCGTTTGTCGGCGGCGAGCCGTTTGCCGTGCTGTTGCCTGACGATATCGTGTTGCATGAAGGGACTCCGGCTATTCGGCAGCTCATTGAGCAGTACGAACGATGTGGGCAAAGCGTTGTCGGTTTAAATCAAGTAGGGAGAAACGAATTGCATAAATACGGCGTCATCCGCGGTGAACCGCTCACCGATGGCGCGTATAGCATCACCGATATGGTGGAAAAGCCAAAAACGAACCCGCCGTCCGACTTGGCCGTCATCGGCCGCTACGTGTTCACGCCGGCCATTTTTTCCTATTTAGAGGCGCTGCCAACCCTCGGAGACGAAGAAATTCAGCTGACCGAGGCCATCCGCCGTCTGGCGGCCGCGGAAGGATGCCAAGGGAAACTGATCGCCGGAACACGGTTTGATATCGGTACAGCTGACGGCTATATGGCGTTGCTTTCGGCCGTTTGGAAAGAAAATTAA